The following is a genomic window from Desulforhopalus sp..
ATTCCCTGCTAATCAGCCTTGCAAAAGGCTGATCGGTCATTGCTGCACCAGGACGCTCATCCCTGCCCGCAAGCCGTCTATGGGTTGCAAGGGCCTTGCTTCAATTTCGAAGCTGCGCATGTCAAAGCCCTTATCGCCAGTAGTCGACCGCCAGGTGGCAAAATCGCCCATAACCGCAATATGGCTGACGCGAAAAGCGTGACGGGAATTATTCAGGGCCGGGATGATAACGGAAAATTCATGGCCTTTCTGGAATTCCGCCAGGCGATCTTCCCGGACATGAAAGATTGCCCAGGCATCATTCATATCCATAACCGTGACCACGGGAAATCCCTGCGGTGCCAACTCGCCGCTCTGTAGGAGAATCTGGCTGATTTCACCGTCATACCGGCTTTCAATCCGTGTTTCCGAGGCATAGGCCTCGACCTCGGCCACCGCTCCGGCCGCCATTTGAACCTTACCCTGGGCAGCTCTTTTATCTTCGGCGCGGGCACCTTCTTCCGCCAACTTGTAGTTCTGGTAGGCGGCGTCGGCCGCATGACTGGCCGCCTGGAAGTGGGTTGCGGCCTCGTCCCGTTTTTGTTCGGCAACAACGCCGTCGCGATACAGGTTGTTTATGCGCAGAAAGGTCTTTTCCGCCAGCCCGGCGGCTGCCTTGGCCTGTTGCCATTGGTCTTTGGCGGCGGCGATCTGCTGTTTTCTGGCTCCGGAACTCACCCCTTCGGCTACTGCCTGGGCGGTATCCTGGCCGGCCATTGCCTGGGCCAGCTTGGCATCGATCTCCGGGCTCTGGATGGTGAAAATCAACTGGCCCTGTTGAACTTGGTCGCCTTTTTTGACCAAAACCTCATTGATCCGCCCGGCCACCTTGGAACTGATATTGTACTGTTGTGCCTCAATCTGACCCTGTAACTTCGTGGGCTTGGGTTGGTAGGCGAGCCAGGATGAGTAGCCGAGCCAGGAAACACCGGCAAGAACAACGGCGACGATCAGCAAGATTTTCAGAGAACGCATGAAGGTACCTCTTTTCCCATTTATAGGGCTTGGGATAACTGATAACTAAAGAATGTTTCCATCTGGCCGCTGAGAGCAAGGAGTTTTGCCAGGGCGATGACGTACCTGTAAACGCTGGCTGCGCGCTGGATCTTGATCCCGGCGAGAAAGGTTTCGGCATCGACCACATCAAGTGACGTGGCCAGACCCTGCTGAAAAGACTTGCTGCGCAGGCTGACCGTCTCTTCGGCCAGGGTAAGGCTTGAGCCCAGGCCCTGGTATTCTTCAACAGCCTGTTCGGCCTGGCGGTAGGTCTTCTCCACCAGCACGGCAAGATCGCTTTCCGCCTGACTTTGCAGGTGTTCGAGTTGGCGAATGGCGCTTTTCGCTGCCTTGAGGTTGCCGGAACGTCCAGATCGTTCGAGGATGGGAATTTTCAGGCCGATACCGACAACCCAATCGGGCAGAATTTTGCCCGCCAGGTCATCTTCCTCATAGAGACTGTAATTTCCGAAGAGGGCAACTGTCGGATAATATTTGCCTTCCTCAACTGTCGCCAAGCCTGCTGCCTGGTGTTGTTTGGCCTTGAGGACCGCCAGGCCGGGCGAATCGCTGAGGGTCTGTTCTAGAAAGGTTGCTAGCGGCGGCAACGTGCACTGAACAAACAGGGCATCGGTCGGGATAACCGGTTCGCTGCTCTTTAGCAATCTGGTGAGCGCGATCACGGCTATCTCCAGATCTCTACGGGCTTTGCGGTGTTCAACCTTCGCCTTGTCGTAGGCGGCCTCCGCCTGAATACGTTCAACCTTGGCTATCTGCCCCTGCTGCTCCAGGAGAAGGGCATGGTCAAAATGCTGTTTCAGGCCGTGTTCAAGCTCGCCTTTGGTATTGGCCACCAGGCGTGCCAGAACGGCGCCGAAGTACTGCCGGGTGGCATTTTCAAACTGCTCCTGACGGCTCATGTTGAGCTTTTCCCCGGCTTCCTTTTCCTGGCCTGCGGCGATGTCCTGGGCGGCATCGATTCGTCCGCCGGCATAAATGGGCCAGGAGCCGCTGACTCTGCTGGAACGGTTGTTACGTTCGGCGATTGTCGAGGTGAAGGCCTCATTGAGAGCCGAACCGGACAGACCATAGCTTCGTCCCATCCCTTCAAGCAGCGGAGCAAGACGGTTGCCGGCCGGCATACTCTCAAGGATATCGTTAGGCGAGAGGGTCACCTCGTCATTGAGGCGCATATAGTTTGCCGACACCGCAATCTCCGGCATATAGAGATCTTGGGCCGCATCTTTTTTATGCCTGGCTTGATCAAGGTTTTCCCGTGCGGCCGCCAGGGTATCATTTTCTTTGGCAATCTTCTGCCAGGCCTCGGCAAAACCGATGGCGGTTTCTCCAGCACTGGCCGGGAATGGCTGGTGATTGAGCATGCCTGCTAACAGGAGGCAGATGGAAAGGATTCTTAATAGTTTCTTCAAGAGGTCTCCCTCGGGGGATCATTATTAGGATAAATGCAAGATGACAGGTATTCAAACAGTTGTTTGAACGGTCGGCATTATAAGTACCAAGGGTGAAAACCGCAAGAGGAGCATGTTATTTCGCCAGGTGGTTTTACGGCCGAGATTGGAATGCCGGGAGATTGTTACATCCTCTTTGCCCGAAAGGTGGTCATGAAGATTCCGCCGAAGATGAGGAGGATGGCGGTGACGTGGTTTTTGGTGAGGGTCTCACCCAGGAAGATGACAGCGAGGATAGTGCTGAAGACCGGCATGAGATGAATGAAGGGCCCGGCAATATTCGCTCCCAGCATGCTTACCGCCCGATTCCAGAAGATGAAGGCAAGGACCGAGGCAAAGACCGCCACATAGACGATCGTCACCACCGTCCCGGAATTGACGACGAAGCTTTTACCGGAGGCTATTTCCAGGAGATACAAGGGCAGCAGGGCAGTCAGACCAACCATGGCAATGGCGGTTTGGTAGGCGAGGGGGTGCAGGCCCTGCGGGTACTTTTTCAGGCCAACCGAATAGAAGGCCCAGAGGCAGGAGGCAATAAATACCAAAATGTCGCCGCTGTTGAACTGCAGCTGGAGAAGGCTGGTCAATTCGCCGCGGGAGATGATCAATAAAACACCGCAAAGGGAAATGGCCACCCCAAGACACCTGCGGGGGCTGAGACGATCGCCAAATCTGGCCCATGCCACCAGGGCAATAATGATTGGGGTGCAGGAGTTGACCAGAACGGCGTTGATCGCTGTGGTGCTGTGCATGGCCAGGTAGATGAGGCTGTTGAAGCCGGTCACTCCCAAAAGGCCCTGGGTTATGAGAAAGGTCTTATGTTGTTTGACCAATTGTCGCTGGGCGAGAAGATGGTGCATGCCGAAGCAGGCGAGGATCAGCAAGGCCAGGGCCCAGCGCCAGAAGGACAGGGCCATGGGTGGCATAACGGTGTGCATTCCCCGGCTGACAACGAAGTTGCCTGACCAAAACAGGGTGGTGAGAACAAGAAGGAGGTAGGGCATGGAGTGTATAGTCTCGAATTGCAAAGAAGGGAGAGTTAGCTCTGTCCGTTATCTTGTGGGTTTTTCAAGATAATTTCGACATGCGGCAGGTAGTTCTTAAAGGCCTCGCCGTAAATTTCCCAGATAGTGATGAACAGAGCAGCGACGATCGGTCCGAGCATTATCCCCAAAAGGCCAAACATAGTGATCCCGCCAAGGGTGCCAAACAGGACAAAAAGATCATGCATTTCCGTGTCTTTACCGACAAGGCGCGGCCGCAGGACATTGTCGAGGTTTCCGGCCACCGCGCCGCAGAGGACGGCAAGGATAACCACCCCGCCGTAGTGTCCGGTAAGGCCAAGAATAACCAGGGCCGGTAGCCAGATGATTGCCGTGCCGAAGGCCGGAATGATCGACATGACCGCCATCACCGTGCCCCAGAAGACCGGGCCATGGATTCCGGCCAGCGCAAAGGCGATGCCGCAGATTGCCCCCTGCATAACCCCGATGATCAGGGTGCCTTTAATCGTCGCCCTGGTAACCGAGGTAAAGCGGTGCAGCAGCTTCTGTTCGCTGTTGTCGTCAAGGGGCAGAAAATAGAGGATTTTTTGGAGGAGCAGGTCGCCCATGGAGAGAAAATAGAACATCACATAGAGCATGATGATCGTAGAAAAAATGGCGTCAATGGTCACCTTGGTAAAAGCTGAGAGCGAGTCGATGAGGAAGGTGGAGACGGTGCCGACAAGCTCTCCGGCCTTCTCGATAATGACGTCCCGGTAGGGGAGAATCTGCTCGTAGTAGGGAACTTTGGCGAGAAGTGCCGAGAGGGTTGATGGTTCTTTGATAAAACCTTGCACCCAAGGGGTTACCGACTGGCCGACGCTTATCGCCTGGGCGACTACCAAGGTAATGAGAATGGCGAGAGGGGTGAGGACGAGCAGAACGATGCCGACCACCGTCAGTATCGAGGCGAGGGTCTCCCGGCCGCGCAACTTTGCCGTGAGCCGGTGGTGCAGGGGACTGACCATCGCCGTGAAGAGGCCGGCCATAAAGATCGCCATGAGAAACTGGTGGATCATGGTGAGGAAGAGGCCGGAAATCAGTACCACCAGACTGAGCAGGGTGACTTTGTTGATGTGGGTTTTATTCATGGGGGTATCACTTTGCCGTAGAGTTGTTACTTTTGTGGCAGCCTGAGTGTGCTGGTATTGCTAACCGGCTTGAGTTGTAGAGCCATCCGACGGTTTCATGAGATAGAAGCCGATCATCTTGTCGGAATGGTCAAAACTCTGGGTATCGATGAATTCGCCGGTGATGATTTTGTCTGCTGCCTTTTTGACGATGAATTCTTTGTACACCTTTGATTCTTTAGCATCATCGAGAATGAACGAAGCTTTCAGCTTTTGGCCGGGAGTGATGTTTTTGACCGCGTGAATGGACATTTGCAAACCGGTCCGTGAGAGATCGAGGATTTTGATAGGATGTTTTCGATCCTCAATATCGAACAGTGTGCCGGTAAGGAGAACTTTTTTTCTGTAAAATTTCCGTCGCTCCAATTGGATTGCAAAGACATTGCCATTGGTACAGTTGTATTCAAGGCAATCTTGACAGCTTATATGGCCGCAATCGCAGGCGCTGCATTTTAATCTTAAGGTGATTTGGGCAGTTTTCCGAGCAGTTAAGTAGGGAGTAGTATCAATGTTCTTACTTTTCCCACAGCGTGGACAGACGATGGTAACCCGATTGTTTTCGCCAATATTTACTTTTTGCATTGCAGGTATTCCTCCTGGAAAGCAACCGGTTCTTCTGTCCCCGGTATGCCTGTGTCGATAGCAATTTCATTTGTTGGGGGAGACAGAACAAGCAGATGTAGCTCACGCGGGCCATGGGCGCCATGCACCATTGTCGCCTCGATGTCGGCGGTCTTCGATGGCCCGGAGATACAGACAAAGCTGTCGGGGAGGGCCATTTCTTTCAATAGTGCGTAGGCCTCCGCCAGGTCGGCGACCAGATTTTTCCGGTCGAGGACGGCGATATGGATGGACGGCACCAGAGAGGTGGAGCGCGGTTGGCCCGGTTTGGTGAGTTGGATAATGGTGGCCGATTCGGCAACACCGATTGCCGGGGCGGTGATGCCGATAAAGGAGGCAATGGTCTTTTCCCGCAGCTGCCGATCCGGGCCGAAGGTGGTATGGATGGTGACTCCCTCGCCCTCTAGACATTTCCAGAGCTGCAGGGCGTTGAGATCGGGATGGTCGTGGTGGACGACGTGCTTGGTCGGAGTGAACTCCAGGTTCTTGGTCTTGACCAGATGAACAATCGCGGCCGCCGCCTCGTCACGGCTTGCAACAACCGAGGCGGAAATATTGAGATCCTTGGCATTGCTGAGGAGAATCCCAACGAGCTTATCCAGTTCCTGAGGCGTCCGCTGCCTAATGCGCGCGAGGATCTCCGCCTTGTTCGTTTGGCGAAACAGGCCGGGAAAGGTCGTTTTTGACCGCTCCTCCGTCGGTGGCAAGCCAAGGCTTTTACGGATGGTGGTGAGAAATGTTTGCTGGCTGTCCATCAGCTGGCCTCCTTGCTCTGGGCCCTTGATTCGTTCGGCCTGCGGGCTGCATATTTCTTCTTCCACAGCTGGGCGAAGGTTTGCCCGGCTAGGGGCGGCAGGTCGCGGTCCTTGGTCCAGCCGGTGGCAAGGCCGGCCAGGCTGCCAATCATCTTGTTTTTGCGGACAAACGGCCACTGAAACAACTTACCGAACCATAGCGATGTTCGATAGAGAACAGGATGACTGACCAGCAGCTTCCAAAGAGCGAAGGCGTAGGCCTCCGCGGGGTTGTGCTGGCTGGTGTTCCAGCGGTCGCTGCCGTAGGCCAGCTTATGACGGAGGGCGGCCAGCATCCGCGGCAGGTCGTTTTCGACGGGGCAGACGTCGCGGCAGGCGCCGCAGAGGGTCTCGCCCTTGCAGAGGTCGGCATGCTTATTGATACCGTCGAGGAGCGGCGTTACCACCGCGCCGATCGGCCCGCAGTACGGAGAATCATAAGCATGGCCACCGATCTTGCCATAGACCGGGCAGATATTCAGGCAGGCGCCGCAGCGGATGCAGGCGAGCACCTCGCGGAACTCGGGGTCGGCGAGGATCTTGCTCCGGCCGTTGTCGATGATCACCAGGTGGAATTCCCGCGGGCCGTCCGGGTCGGTTAAGGCCGCTGGGCCGCCCTGGAAACTGACGTAGGTGGAAAGTTTTTGCAGCGCCGCGCCACGGGTGAGCAGCTGAAGGGTCTCCCGGTGTTCATCGAAGGTGGCAACGACTCGTTCCATGCCCATCAGGGCGACGTGCACATCCGGCATGGTGGTCGCCATGCGGATGTTGCCCTCATTGGAAACCAGGCTGATATGGCCGGTTTCGGCACAGGCCAGGTTGCAGCCGGTAAGGCCCATCTCGGCGCCGAGCATCTTCTCTCGCAAGGCCTTGCGGGCGGCCATGGTCAGGGTCGGCGGGTCGTCGCTGTAGTCGATTCCAAGTTTATCGGTGAACAGCTGGCCGATCTGCGCCCGATCAAGATGAATGCAGGGGGCGATGATATGGGAGGGCTTGTCGCCTGCCAGCTGAATGATGTATTCCCCCAGGTCGGTTTCGACGACCTCGATGCCTGCTTCCTCAAGGGCCGGATCGATGGCGATCTCCGCCGAGGTCATTGATTTGCCTTTGACGACCCGTTTGACATTGTTCTTTTTGGCCACAGCCAGGGTGTAATCGATGGCATCCTGGGCAGTGGCCGCAAAGTACACCTGACCGCCGCGGGCCCGGATGTTCTTGGCAAGCTCGGCGAGGACGATATCCAGATGGGCGAGGGTGTTCATCCGCGACTCCTTCACTCGGTGGCGCAGCTCCTGGTCATCCATCTTGGCCCAAAACTCCATGGCCCCCTTGCCGAAACGATTCTGGATACCCTGTAAGCTCTTTTGCAGGCGCGGCGATGCGATTCCGGCGGCGGCTGCGGTGCGGTAGTCGGATGGGGGTATCGGTGTTGTCTTGCTCATACCAGCCCTCCTTTATTTCCAGCAAGTATCTGGGCGATATGCAGAACTGCAACCTTTTCGCCGCGTCGCGACATGCGGCCGAGGATACTCATCAGGCAGCTGATATCGCAGCCGACCACCGCCTCGGCTCCAGTGGCGAGGATATTGGCAATTTTTTCATCGACCATGGCGACGCTGATCTCCGGATAGTTGATGCTGAAGGTGCCGCCGAAACCGCAGCAGGTATCGCTGTCGGCCATCTCGATCAGTTCCAGCCCCCGTACCTTTTCGAGGAGCAATCGCGGTTGCCGGGCAATACCGAGGCCGCGGCTGAGATGGCAGGAGTCGTGGTAGGTAACGGTTGCGGGGTATTCGGCCATGACATCGGTAACACCAAGGACATCGACTAAATATTGGGTAAATTCATAGGTTTTTGCGCCTATTGCGGTCGCCCGTGCGGCCATCACCGGATCGTCCTTAAAAAGCACCGGATAGTGATGACGAACCATATGGACGCAGGAGCCGGATGGGCAGACGACGACTTCGGCATCCTCGAACAGTTCGATAAAGTGCCGGGCCGCGGCGGCTGCTTCAAGGCGATAGCCGCTGTTAAAGGCGGGTTGGCCGCAACAGGTCTGGCCCTTCGGGTAGACGAGAGGGATGGCCAGGCGGTCGAAGACAGTAACCATGGCCTCGCCCACCTCCGGAAACATGCTGTCGACCAGGCATTGAATAAAGAGTGATACTGGTGTTCCAGTCATTATATCTCCTTTGAATCAGAGGTAAAACGTTTGTAGTCTTGGTGGATCAACGACGCTTCTGCGGGCTGTTGAATCGGAAATGGCTCATGCAATTCTCAGGCAATCAAGATTTTAGGTAGAGCTATTTGCTTGAAGCAATTCCCATAATCCTCTACAAAGGTCAAGAGAAGAGATGGGGCGCAATTTTCCCGGCATGTTTGAAGGTTCGATACGCGAGAATTCTCCAGCAAGCCCGACGAGGGAAGGAGAACTCTTCACGAAGACCATAATAAGGATTATTCCAAGCAAATTAACAGAGGAGAAGTAGAAAATGAAGAGAATTTTCAAGGTGTTTCTGGTCGCGGCCTTTCTGATGACAACGGCTACGGCAAATGCTGGTCCGGCAAAGATTTCCATCAGTCAGTTCGTTGAACATCCGGCCCTCAATGCCATCAACAAGGGTTTCAAGGACGACCTGCAGGAGAACGGTGTCGCCACTGAGTACAAAGATTACAATGCCAACGGCAATATGGGCACGGCTGGGCAGATTGCCACCCAGATCGTTGCCGATGCCCCGGATCTGATCGTGGCCATCGCCACCCCGACCGCCCAGGCCTGTGCCAAGTCGTACGAGAAGGCGCCGCAACTGGCCCAGACACCGATGCTCTTTACCGGCATTACCGATCCCCTGGCAGCAGGCCTCGTCAAGGACCTGGCCCATCCCGGCCCGAATATAACCGGTGTTTCCAATCAGATGCCGATGGAAAAACACCTGGAAATGCTCCGCCGGGTGCTGCCGAAACTTACCAATCTCGGTGTGCTGTACAATAGTGGTGAGGTGAATTCGGTGTCAAACGTCAAACGACTGAAGGAGGCCGCGGCCAAAATGAATATCACCGTCCTTGATGGCCCAGTGACCAATTCGGCCGATGTCTTTCAGGCGGCCCAGAGTCTCGTCGGCAAGGTCGACGCCCTCTTCGTACCCACCGACAATACCGTGGTTTCAGCGCTTGAGGCGGTCATCAAGGTCTGCGAGCGCACCAAGTTGCCGCTCTTTAGCGCCGACACCGACTCGGTCAAGCGCGGCTCCATCGCCGCTATGGGGCTCGATTACTACCAACACGGCAAGCAGACCGGCGCCATGGCCAGAAAGATCCTCGCCGGCGCCAAACCCGAGGCTCTGCCTGTTGAATTCCAGAAGGAACTGGTCTTCCACGTCAATCCCAAGGCCGCAGAGCGCATGGGCTTGAACCTCGATAAGGCCATCATCGATTCGGCCAATACCCTATATTGATGCACTGCGTCGGGGCATCAATTATGGTTCGCAACCGGAGCCTGAAGCGGCCACTATGCTCCTCTTCGGCTCTGGCTTTGTTGGTTTGTTCGCCACCAGACGGAAAAGGTTGCGGAAGAATATTGTGTAATCTTTGAGGTGGCGTGCAAAAAGCTACTTTCGCTGGCTGGTTCTCGCTGGGAGTGAAAAGACCATGAGTCGGATTTTGTTGGCGTGGGAACTGGGGAGCAATTTGGGTCACCTCGCCCAGTTACTGGCAATTGCGTGTCATCTTCGTGAGCATGGTCACGAGGTACTCTGTGCCGTTAAAGATCCGACTCTTGCCGGGCTGATTCTGGGTGACAAGGGTTTTCCTTTCGTGCCAACCCCAAGACCGATTTCGCGTAAAATGCGTCGCCGAGTGTCGGTAAGTTTTGCCGATATTCTCGCCCGAGCTGGTTTTGACGATGAAGAGGTCCTTTTTGGCTTGGTTTCCGCTTGGCATGGGATTTTTGGTCTTTTTCGGGCGGAGATACTGGTTGCCGAATACGCCCCAGTCGCCGGATTTGCAGCAAACCTGATGGCCTTGCCAAGTCTCCAGGTGACCACCGGCTTTAGCTCACCTCCTCCTGTTGCCCCCTATCCGTGCTTTCGCCCTTGGTTGAACATTTCGCGGAAAGAGCTGGTACTCCGCGAAGTCGGTTTGCAGCAAAAGATTGAAAAGATTTGTACCCGCTTGCAGAAGCCTGTTTTCCAGAGTGTACAAGAGGCCATACAAGGGCGAGATACCCTCCTGGCGACCGTTCCGGAACTTGACCATTACCGCGGGCGGAAAAACGGGCGGTACATCGGGCCCCTTGTTTTGCCGGATGAAGGCCTCGATTGCCATTGGCTTGATGATGGCAGGCGGCGTGTATTTGCCTATCTGCGGCCAGCACCGTATCTTGCCAAGGTTCTTGAGATTTTGCAGGAAAATGAAGTCCAGTTGATAGCCTGCATTCCCGGCATCGATACGACCTTGGCGGCAATGTTTGCGGCTGAGGGGGCTTGGCGACTTGGGGTAACTCCGATACGGTTGAAAGCCCTGCTTCAGACCGCCGACCTTGTTCTTGGCTATGGCGGTCATGGCCTTGTTGCCAGGGCACTGCTGGCCGGAGCACCCCAGCTCATGATCCCTGGCAATATCGACCAGTGGCTATTAAGCACTCATGTGCAACGGCAGCAGATGGGGCTTTTTATCGACCAAGGCAAGATCGACAGTGATTTTGCCCCGGCCCTCGCCAGTCTTCTAGGCGACGCCTCGTTCAGATCAAACGCATACCAATTTGCTAATAAATATGCTGAGGTGACAAACGGAAAAGGGTTGCGAATCCTTACTGATACGATTGCTAGCCCACGTTTTCTCAACCGGTAAACATATCGGCAGACTTTCCCTCATTGTGCCAATAACTAAATGCTCTATTGAGCCCAATACTCGTCATAATGAAGGCGCATAATGCTCTTCCAGGAGAAACTGGTCCTCCACGTCTATCACAAGCTTACAGAGCATATGGGCTTGAGCCTCAACAAAGCCATCATCCATTCGGCCAACAACCTCTATTGATACTGCTCCGGCCCTGCCGGATATCGATAACATAAAAAAACATGGGGTGCTTGCTGAGATGGGAGGCGAATGCGCTTCCTATTCTAATCGGTCGGTATCCCTGGTGATAAACCGCCAGGGATACCAGTGAAATACGGTCCCTTGCAATGCCGTATCCATATGTTTCGCATAAAACCGGCTGTGTAGCATTTTTGTTCGGAATAACACTTGGGGGAGGCATTAGGGCCAGGCATGATATATGGGTGTTTGGTTAAGTTGGATAATGCCCACATGTTATGAATGCCCCGCCTCCCATGCATTTCAACCATGAGTGACCGAGGCGGATGAAACCCGCACCATGACCGATGTAAGTTCGTCTTCGACCGTACCTGCACCGAAACGGATATGCTGCCGGTGTATGCGGATATTGCCATCCTGCTCAATGTGGTCGGCTATGGTAAGACCCATACCCTGCATCAGGCGATGGTTCGCGATGAAAGCGGCCAGCTGAAAAAATTGGTGCAGGACTATGTTACCTGTACCGACTGGGTGGAGCGCGTGGCGCTAACCGAGAAGATCGTCTATGCCTGGACTGGCAAGGATCAGGTACTGGCCGCGGAGACCCAAAAAAAGTCAATGTGCTGGACGCCTTTGTCGGCAGTAGCTCCTTTCCCTCAGCATCGACTGACCACGACGTGCAGTAAGTATTCTTTCGGGGAGCAGCAGAAGCGAAAACCCGCCAATTATTTTCAGAATAAGTTCATTCACCAGCCAATTGTAAGAAGGATGTGAGAACTCCCTTGTATCTTAAGTAAATTTCACAAGTAGGGGACAACCAGCCACCATCAAATATTTTCGTAAAAAGAGTTTCTGCAGAATTGGCTGGAGACCTTCATAATACAGGTACTATTCCGATAGTGGAGTGATCTAGAGATGTTTTGTTGCGAAATTATAGGTAGTTGCCAGTTGTGTAGCAAACCAATTCCTGTTAGTTATTCTGCTCAGTGAACAACATGACATACAAGCTTAAAGCCTTTTGCCGATTTTTTGAAAGTTACATCCTTCTTAATTCTTATGTGATTTTGCCGCTGAATGTATTGCGAAGATCGGTGTTTAAACATGGAGGTCAGTTGCATGAGTAAGAAAAAGATTATCCTAGGTGTTCTAGCCGTGGGTTTTCTCTGGTGGCTGTTTTTCGGTGGCTCGGAGAAATGGAAAGAAGAGGTGCAGCTAAGTGACGGCCGGATAATTGTTATCCACAGGGAGACGATTCGTGAAGGAGGAGGGGATGAAATATCTATAAATTCGAGTGGTTCAAAACCAAAGGAGCATCGTATTCAGTTCACCAACCCAGACGGATCGGGCAAGAAAATTGAATGGAGATCGACAAAGATGACCCCTTCTAATCGGCCGGAAATATCACTCATACTCGACATTGAAAATGGCCACCCGGTTCTTTATGGAAGTGTTTTTGTGCGAGATGGATGTGAGAACTATTTAAAATATGTCTTCAAGAACGACAGGTGGGATGAAGAAAATCTGCCCGAGAAATTCCCCGAACGTAAGACAAATCTCCTTATCAGGGATGGAACGAGCATGCCGAGATTTGTCGATCTGGAAGACAAAAAAAAGATGAATTCCCAAGTCGGATATGCAAAATCTTTAAGAAAAGTTGGACCAAATCGGGAAATTTGCGGTTCTGATTAAAGCGAATTAAATGCCAGAACGAACTTACAAGAAGAGTTATCCATGCCAACAACATTAGAATACATGCAGCTTGCAACACGAGTTTACGACGCATCCGACAGAAACAAAATAGACCTTCCTGAGCATTGGGCTCAAATAAACTGGGTGCCTGATCGATTCTTGGGTTTTTCTGCGGGAGTCTACAAAAACGAAATGACCAACGAATATGTCATTTCCTACACAGGGACTAATGAGGCTGTTGATACGCTGAGTTGGACTGCTGGAATGGGCATCCCTGCTCCGCAGATATTTGATGCGATGAATTTTTATTTTGAATTCAGAAAAACCCATCGCGATGCAACCAATATATCTTTCACAGGCCATTCGCTTGGCGGAGGATTGGCATCGCTGATGGCAGTATTTTTTGATAAACAAGCGGAGGTCTTCGATCAAGCGCCCTTCAGGCTTGCCGCTATAAGTGGAGCTGTATTGTCAGAAGCTGCCGATACCATGAATGACGCGGGATATTATGACACAAAATTAGCACATTATCTCGATTCTTATGGAAGCCTTCTTTCGATGCGTGAATCGAATGTGAAGGAATATTTTATTGAAGGTGAGATTTTGGCTACGGCTAGAGCGGTTCCTCTGAGCACAATAGCTGGCAGCAGTACTCCTTATGATCTTGGAAGCTCAAATGCATCGGCTGTCGATAGGCATTCCATTACGTTGCTTACTCTTCTGAAACTCTCGGGTTTCTTTAAGAATGTTGCTGGAAAATTGCCTGACTTAGTAACGGAAATGTTGGATAAAGACCTGTTTGCCGCAGATTCAAGAGATGAGCGAAAAGCTGATTTCCTCCGCAAGCTGCTTCGCCATCAACTTGGCGTAAAAGGCTCGGTTTCACCGGACGACATGCTGACCCGCTTCACCAACGACATGCAAAAACTCGTCGATGCAGGCGCCGCATCCGCACCGGAACCCGACCTGACCAA
Proteins encoded in this region:
- a CDS encoding efflux RND transporter periplasmic adaptor subunit; translation: MRSLKILLIVAVVLAGVSWLGYSSWLAYQPKPTKLQGQIEAQQYNISSKVAGRINEVLVKKGDQVQQGQLIFTIQSPEIDAKLAQAMAGQDTAQAVAEGVSSGARKQQIAAAKDQWQQAKAAAGLAEKTFLRINNLYRDGVVAEQKRDEAATHFQAASHAADAAYQNYKLAEEGARAEDKRAAQGKVQMAAGAVAEVEAYASETRIESRYDGEISQILLQSGELAPQGFPVVTVMDMNDAWAIFHVREDRLAEFQKGHEFSVIIPALNNSRHAFRVSHIAVMGDFATWRSTTGDKGFDMRSFEIEARPLQPIDGLRAGMSVLVQQ
- a CDS encoding TolC family protein; the protein is MKKLLRILSICLLLAGMLNHQPFPASAGETAIGFAEAWQKIAKENDTLAAARENLDQARHKKDAAQDLYMPEIAVSANYMRLNDEVTLSPNDILESMPAGNRLAPLLEGMGRSYGLSGSALNEAFTSTIAERNNRSSRVSGSWPIYAGGRIDAAQDIAAGQEKEAGEKLNMSRQEQFENATRQYFGAVLARLVANTKGELEHGLKQHFDHALLLEQQGQIAKVERIQAEAAYDKAKVEHRKARRDLEIAVIALTRLLKSSEPVIPTDALFVQCTLPPLATFLEQTLSDSPGLAVLKAKQHQAAGLATVEEGKYYPTVALFGNYSLYEEDDLAGKILPDWVVGIGLKIPILERSGRSGNLKAAKSAIRQLEHLQSQAESDLAVLVEKTYRQAEQAVEEYQGLGSSLTLAEETVSLRSKSFQQGLATSLDVVDAETFLAGIKIQRAASVYRYVIALAKLLALSGQMETFFSYQLSQAL
- a CDS encoding DMT family transporter; this translates as MPYLLLVLTTLFWSGNFVVSRGMHTVMPPMALSFWRWALALLILACFGMHHLLAQRQLVKQHKTFLITQGLLGVTGFNSLIYLAMHSTTAINAVLVNSCTPIIIALVAWARFGDRLSPRRCLGVAISLCGVLLIISRGELTSLLQLQFNSGDILVFIASCLWAFYSVGLKKYPQGLHPLAYQTAIAMVGLTALLPLYLLEIASGKSFVVNSGTVVTIVYVAVFASVLAFIFWNRAVSMLGANIAGPFIHLMPVFSTILAVIFLGETLTKNHVTAILLIFGGIFMTTFRAKRM
- a CDS encoding AI-2E family transporter — translated: MNKTHINKVTLLSLVVLISGLFLTMIHQFLMAIFMAGLFTAMVSPLHHRLTAKLRGRETLASILTVVGIVLLVLTPLAILITLVVAQAISVGQSVTPWVQGFIKEPSTLSALLAKVPYYEQILPYRDVIIEKAGELVGTVSTFLIDSLSAFTKVTIDAIFSTIIMLYVMFYFLSMGDLLLQKILYFLPLDDNSEQKLLHRFTSVTRATIKGTLIIGVMQGAICGIAFALAGIHGPVFWGTVMAVMSIIPAFGTAIIWLPALVILGLTGHYGGVVILAVLCGAVAGNLDNVLRPRLVGKDTEMHDLFVLFGTLGGITMFGLLGIMLGPIVAALFITIWEIYGEAFKNYLPHVEIILKNPQDNGQS
- a CDS encoding PilZ domain-containing protein, whose product is MQKVNIGENNRVTIVCPRCGKSKNIDTTPYLTARKTAQITLRLKCSACDCGHISCQDCLEYNCTNGNVFAIQLERRKFYRKKVLLTGTLFDIEDRKHPIKILDLSRTGLQMSIHAVKNITPGQKLKASFILDDAKESKVYKEFIVKKAADKIITGEFIDTQSFDHSDKMIGFYLMKPSDGSTTQAG
- a CDS encoding LUD domain-containing protein, with the translated sequence MDSQQTFLTTIRKSLGLPPTEERSKTTFPGLFRQTNKAEILARIRQRTPQELDKLVGILLSNAKDLNISASVVASRDEAAAAIVHLVKTKNLEFTPTKHVVHHDHPDLNALQLWKCLEGEGVTIHTTFGPDRQLREKTIASFIGITAPAIGVAESATIIQLTKPGQPRSTSLVPSIHIAVLDRKNLVADLAEAYALLKEMALPDSFVCISGPSKTADIEATMVHGAHGPRELHLLVLSPPTNEIAIDTGIPGTEEPVAFQEEYLQCKK